The Spirochaetota bacterium genome contains the following window.
GAATTGTTTTTTCAATTAATGTCGTAATAATAACTCCTACCATGAGCACTATGTAGATCATAGGGATTACCGGGAATAGGGGAACTTTAAATGGTCTCTCCAGATTCGGTTTTTTAATCCTGAAATAGACCATACCGATAACTGTCATAAGTGGGAATATGCTCAGGGCAAAGCCCATATATATGAGCATTTTAAGGATGGCATCAAAACCTATAAAAACATAGAAAACTGCTATCGCCATTTGCACAAAGATCGCAAGATCAGGTGTCTGGTACCTCTGGTTTATACGTTCCATCGATTTGAAAATTGTCCGATCCTTTGCCATAGCAAAAGAAACACGGGGGCCTATCATCATCTGCACTGAAACAGAGGAAAGTAAAATAAGTACAATACATGCATCAAAAATAGGGCTTATTTTCGGGCCGAAAAGGTTCGTCGCAGCCAATGCACCAATGGTGTATTTCCCATCAGTCATTATTACTTCCCCTGGTGCTGACATCAGATATATCACATTCATCGCAAGATATATCACAATAATAAGTAGAGTTCCCAGAAAAAGTGCTCGCGGTAGATTCTTATCTGGATTACGAATCTCTCCCGCTATATAAGTAGTGCCATTCCATCCTGAGTAGGCATACATGATAATAATAAGGGCCGACCCCCATTTCAT
Protein-coding sequences here:
- a CDS encoding amino acid permease produces the protein MDLKRQIGLITAMMIIVADVIGTGIFMTTGEVLAMTGNAQAVLILFAVGGIIALTGSLCYAELATMWPEDGGEYVYLKKIYGPLPSFLSGWISLIIGFSLAASMSSITAVNYINKLSPEGIFTGAWLPKLIAAGIIVFFSIIHIIGVQKGGLVQNILTILKLLVVFLFIVMGFYFADWSSVVRLSDNYQIEGGASIMKWGSALIIIMYAYSGWNGTTYIAGEIRNPDKNLPRALFLGTLLIIVIYLAMNVIYLMSAPGEVIMTDGKYTIGALAATNLFGPKISPIFDACIVLILLSSVSVQMMIGPRVSFAMAKDRTIFKSMERINQRYQTPDLAIFVQMAIAVFYVFIGFDAILKMLIYMGFALSIFPLMTVIGMVYFRIKKPNLERPFKVPLFPVIPMIYIVLMVGVIITTLIEKTIPSLFAIGVVLAGVVIFFVRSKFIKD